The following are encoded in a window of Deinococcus apachensis DSM 19763 genomic DNA:
- the ftsH gene encoding ATP-dependent zinc metalloprotease FtsH, producing the protein AASNFGKSKAAVIAEGQVKLTFQDVAGCDEAKQDLQEVVDFLRHPERYHQLGARIPHGVLLVGPPGSGKTLLAKAVAGEAKVPYFSISGSDFVEMFVGVGAARVRDLFEQARKSAPCIVFIDEIDAVGRKRGVNLQGGNDEREQTLNQLLVEMDGFGSGQEVIILAATNRPDVLDAALLRPGRFDRQVVVDAPDVRGREMILRIHARKKPLDPSVDLGIIARRTAGMVGADLENLLNEAALGAARAGRVRIVMRDVEEARDRVLMGPERRSLVVREADRKVTAYHEVGHALAAQLLPHAHRVAKLTVVPRGRAAGFMMPDADDRLHVTRPALEDMIAVALAGRAAEEVVYGEVTTGAQNDFQQATNLARRMVTEWGMSPRIGKVALATDEGNFLGGGPQPLPMSEATAFAVDEEVRALIDAAYTRALDLVREHLPAVHEIVRVLMRRETLSGEEFATLLAGGTLDGPSPTGSGGLTPLPA; encoded by the coding sequence TGCCGCCAGTAATTTCGGGAAGTCGAAAGCGGCGGTGATCGCCGAAGGGCAGGTGAAGCTGACCTTTCAGGACGTGGCGGGGTGTGACGAGGCCAAGCAGGACCTGCAAGAAGTGGTGGACTTCCTGCGTCACCCCGAGCGCTACCACCAACTCGGTGCCCGCATCCCCCACGGTGTCTTACTGGTCGGCCCTCCCGGCAGTGGCAAGACCTTGCTCGCCAAGGCGGTGGCCGGAGAGGCCAAAGTGCCCTACTTCTCCATCAGTGGCAGTGACTTTGTGGAGATGTTCGTGGGGGTGGGCGCGGCGCGGGTGCGGGACCTGTTCGAGCAGGCGCGCAAGAGCGCGCCCTGCATCGTCTTCATCGACGAGATCGATGCGGTGGGCCGCAAGCGTGGGGTGAATCTGCAAGGCGGCAACGACGAACGCGAACAGACCCTCAACCAACTGCTGGTGGAGATGGATGGGTTTGGCAGCGGGCAGGAAGTGATCATCCTGGCCGCCACCAATCGACCCGATGTGTTGGACGCAGCTTTGCTGCGTCCCGGACGGTTCGACCGTCAAGTGGTGGTGGACGCGCCGGATGTGCGGGGCAGAGAAATGATCCTGCGCATTCATGCCCGCAAGAAACCGCTCGATCCTTCCGTTGATCTGGGCATCATTGCCAGAAGAACGGCGGGGATGGTCGGTGCGGACCTGGAGAATCTGCTGAATGAGGCGGCGCTGGGAGCAGCACGGGCGGGGCGGGTGCGGATCGTGATGCGGGATGTGGAGGAGGCGCGCGACCGGGTGTTGATGGGACCGGAACGGCGCAGCCTGGTGGTCCGCGAAGCCGACCGCAAGGTCACCGCCTACCACGAGGTCGGCCATGCCCTCGCCGCTCAACTCCTCCCCCACGCCCACCGGGTGGCAAAACTCACCGTGGTGCCACGTGGCCGGGCGGCGGGGTTCATGATGCCCGACGCCGACGACCGCCTGCATGTCACCCGCCCGGCGCTGGAGGACATGATCGCCGTGGCGCTCGCGGGCCGCGCCGCCGAGGAGGTCGTGTACGGTGAGGTGACGACCGGCGCCCAGAACGACTTCCAGCAGGCGACGAACCTGGCGCGGCGGATGGTCACTGAGTGGGGTATGTCGCCGCGCATCGGCAAGGTTGCCCTCGCCACCGACGAGGGGAACTTCCTGGGCGGCGGCCCCCAGCCCCTCCCCATGAGCGAGGCGACCGCCTTCGCTGTGGACGAGGAGGTCCGTGCCCTGATCGACGCCGCCTACACCCGCGCCCTGGATCTGGTGAGGGAACA